From a region of the Gemmatimonadales bacterium genome:
- a CDS encoding lytic transglycosylase domain-containing protein — AALDSAAARPASPRARRRTASPPATLIAFERVRALAAAGFWDAAEVLADTLARQYRGDTSIARAVVILADHDRSRGEPDEERAHYWVLMRRFTDAPAANVARFRLGLLAFVRGATDTAAALVGGALARDSTGQLGLAPRYWDARLRLILGDSTAAAALRRLAAEFPLGFYGVRAREILGDSGSFLVDTALPLPRAGSFPPARARERIRLLASLGFDADARAEAAGWVGDTAASVQLLTAAAAAASEAGFAREAISLGEAARGRAGMVPGVARALFPIPYRAVIEAEAAEQCVDPLLLAAIIRQESRFEPRARSRAGARGIGQVMPATGRELSDRMRLGPYDPDLLYVPDFNLHLGARYLRDRIDRDSLPIWAVLASYNAGPDRVTRWRRWAEFDDPDLFAERVSIRETNDYVKTVYASYVWYRQAYQTRLTPTPADRAAAPVP, encoded by the coding sequence TGGCGGCGCTGGACAGCGCCGCCGCGCGCCCTGCCAGTCCGCGCGCCCGCCGGCGCACCGCGTCCCCGCCCGCGACGCTGATCGCCTTCGAGCGGGTGCGGGCGTTGGCAGCCGCGGGTTTCTGGGATGCGGCGGAGGTGCTGGCCGACACCCTGGCGCGCCAGTACCGCGGCGACACCAGCATCGCGCGCGCCGTGGTGATCCTCGCCGACCACGATCGCTCGCGCGGCGAGCCCGATGAGGAGCGTGCCCACTACTGGGTGTTGATGCGGCGCTTCACGGACGCTCCGGCCGCCAACGTGGCGCGGTTCAGACTCGGACTCCTCGCGTTCGTGCGCGGTGCGACGGACACGGCGGCGGCCCTCGTGGGCGGCGCGCTCGCCCGCGACAGCACGGGGCAACTTGGCCTGGCACCGCGCTACTGGGACGCGCGCCTGCGCCTCATCCTCGGCGATTCGACGGCCGCGGCGGCGCTCCGGCGCCTCGCCGCGGAGTTCCCGCTCGGCTTCTACGGCGTTCGCGCCCGCGAGATCCTCGGCGACAGCGGCAGTTTCCTGGTTGACACCGCGCTGCCGCTTCCGAGGGCGGGATCGTTCCCCCCCGCGCGGGCCCGCGAGCGCATCCGCCTCCTCGCCAGCCTCGGCTTCGACGCCGACGCGCGGGCCGAGGCGGCCGGGTGGGTGGGCGATACGGCGGCCTCGGTGCAGCTGCTGACCGCGGCCGCCGCCGCCGCTTCTGAAGCGGGGTTCGCGCGCGAAGCGATCAGTCTGGGCGAGGCGGCACGGGGGCGGGCGGGCATGGTGCCGGGCGTCGCGCGGGCACTCTTCCCGATCCCGTACCGAGCCGTCATCGAGGCGGAGGCTGCCGAGCAGTGCGTCGATCCGCTCCTCCTGGCTGCCATCATCCGCCAGGAGTCCCGCTTCGAGCCGCGCGCCCGCTCACGTGCCGGCGCGCGGGGCATCGGTCAGGTCATGCCGGCCACCGGACGCGAGCTCTCCGACCGGATGCGCCTCGGGCCGTACGACCCGGACCTTCTGTATGTCCCGGACTTCAACCTCCACTTGGGGGCGCGCTACCTGCGCGACCGCATCGATCGGGATTCGCTCCCGATCTGGGCCGTGCTCGCCTCCTACAACGCCGGACCGGATCGGGTGACGCGTTGGCGACGCTGGGCGGAATTCGACGACCCGGATCTCTTCGCCGAGCGCGTTTCGATCCGCGAGACCAACGATTACGTGAAAACCGTATACGCGAGCTATGTGTGGTACCGACAGGCATACCAGACCCGCCTTACTCCGACGCCGGCCGACCGTGCGGCGGCTCCCGTTCCCTGA